The window AATTACTGAAACACATAGCATTAATCCTCCAAATAACAATATATGATGGGGATTAGTAAAATATGATCCAGATGTAAATACACCAAGTATAAGCAATGTACTGAAAGGCATAGAAATCGCAAGCACATTAATTCCAAGTTCGAGATCAAAAGTCGGGTTCGATTCCAAATCTTTATTTCCTATCTCCATTGATCGGACGGCAGACATGTGTGCAAAAGGCCAAAAACTTACTGCGCTTTGAGGAAAAACTACAGCCAATAGAATTGCTGCTTCATTTGGCATCGGCACAAGCAACACGAACACCCCACTCAAAAGAAATACAAATCCCGCTCTAAATGTCAATAAAGATGCGATCATTCTCAATTGAGCCCACTTGAAAACCACTGCTATTCCTATAAACAATAAAACAAGCGGTGTCATCATATTTTTCATCATCAATATTGCATCACTCAGAAAAATGGGCATACTTTCTAAATTTACACCAAAACTTAGAAGCAAAATTGCGGAGATAATCACCAAATTAATAGGTTCCTTCACCATAGAAAGAAGGAGCTGCTTAATTTTCTCAGTATTTGACCTAGATGTCAATCGGTGACTTTTGTAAAACCATGACATAGCCAGCATATAAGCAATCAATAAAACGAAAACCTTATTGCCAATATCAGACAATGCAGCCCAAGCAAGAATATCGTCTCCAAGGTATTCCACCACAAAAGGAAAACAAGTCAATCCCGGAGCTAAAGAAGGAATCAAAAGCAGTTTTTTCCAATAAATCAGAAGAGCCTGGGCCAAGCATGATATGCTCAGGAGAAACACCTTCTTTTTCAGCAATCATTTCCATCAAAGTAGCTGCATCTCTATGACCATATCTGTTTCCTGAACTTACAGCTTCCGAAATAGCTTGAATTACTTTTGGTGCCGGGCCGTATGGATTTTCATTGGCAGAAAGCCGAGCTGTAATTCTGGCTTCATCATAATTAAAGTTGGGTATATATTCTTTGAGGGTACTTTCTGGTTGGTAAGCGTGTAAGACCTCTCTTTTGCTCAATGCCATAGCTGGACTAACTGTGAGCGCACCTAAACCCAAAAGAGAGGATTTAATCCAATTTCTTCTATTGATCGACTTGTTCATATGAATTGTTATTAGTGGAATTATAAATACAAAGAGTGTCAAAAAAAGCTTTAACACAGATCTCAAAAAGGTTATTTGGGTTAGGAAAAAGAACATGTTGGTTGAATTTTCACCCCAACTTTCCAATTCTGATGTTAATCTAGTAATAATTGGTTTATTAAAAAACCATTGTTTGTATTTTTTATAATTTTTTAATAAAAAAGTGACTTATAAAAAACCTATTTTATTTAAAAATCATATGAACCGTTAAAAATTGGTTTGAAATTTAACCACTGATTAGAATTTTTATATCTCCTACCAAAAGTTTGCTTGAAAGATCTAGCTCAAATAAAATCTTTGGAAAAATGAATGATCAAAGAGAAGCGCTAATTTTGCAGTACGATTTGAACCGAATTGTATAAAATTGAATTTACAGAATATGATTATACCAGTTAGCATCACTTCCAAGGCACAAGAAGAAATCAAAAACATCATTACCAATAAGAATATCCCAAAAGATTATTCTTTGAGGATTGGGGTCAAAGGTGGTGGATGTGGAGGAATGTCTTATGCACTTGGCTTTGATAAACTTAAAGAAGGTGATCAGCAATTCATTTTAGAAGATATCCCAGTATTGATAGAAAAAAAACACGTGATGTTCCTAATGGGGATGGAAATAGACTTTTATGAAGGAAATGATGCCAGAGGTTTTACTTTTATCAATCCAGATATTCCAAAAAGACATGATGCAGAGTAATTTCCCACCCTGCATCATTTAGATTATTCTTTTGTGATGATATCGATTACTTCTTGTAGTTTTTCTTTACTTTCTGAATAAGGATCTAAATCAAACAACTCTACTTTCCTAAAATCAATTGGATGACTTTCACTTTGGAGAGAGATATATCCTGATTTCAAAAGTTGACCATCAACTTTTACTGCAGGATCAAATGGATTAACATTTCCACCTCCAATTTGAGGCTTATAATATGTCAATACTTTTTCTCCTTCCATAATATGATGGACTACGGAGTCTCCTAAAACTAAAAATTCAGCTATCACCCATTCTTCCCCGTGGTAGGTTTTGGCAGTTGAAGTGACACAATGAGGAGTAAATAATTCATCATCCATAACTACATTTGTTCCTGGAGTACAAAGATTGCTCGTAGGTCTTGGATTTTCTCCATCTCCCCCAAGCATTTGTCCCTCTATAGAAATAGGAAAATCTTGATCTACCAACATGGTTGCTGGATCTTGAGAATGAAGCATAGCTCCACTATTTCTTGTCGCCCAAGATTCTCCACCTCCTGCCTGCTCTCCGACAAATCTATATTCGACCTTCAATAAATAATATGAGTAAGGATTTTTATAAAAAATATGTCCAAACTGATTGTCAAATTTTTCATATTGATCATACCTAACTTTCAATAACCCATCTTCAACACGAAAAGTATTTCCAAAATTTTCATTCAACTTGTGCTTTGAAATTTTTATAATCCAGTCATTCAAATCTTCACCGTTAAAGAGCTGAATCCAATCGCTTCCAAAATCTTTTACTTCTAAAACCTCTTCTTCGTTAGAGTTTGTAGATTGACCACAAGACCATATAATGGATGCTAGCGCAAGCGTGAAAATAAATAATCGTTTTGTCATAATAGATTTAATTTAAAATGGTTTGAATTGTGTACAATGCTTAAACTTAGCCAAAGAAAATTAAAAACTTGCAAAGAAGGAGTTAAAGGTATAATTTCGATTTTAAAACTTAGAATTCATGCTGCGATTTCTTACGGGTACCATCTTTTTTAT is drawn from Belliella baltica DSM 15883 and contains these coding sequences:
- a CDS encoding permease, with amino-acid sequence MVEYLGDDILAWAALSDIGNKVFVLLIAYMLAMSWFYKSHRLTSRSNTEKIKQLLLSMVKEPINLVIISAILLLSFGVNLESMPIFLSDAILMMKNMMTPLVLLFIGIAVVFKWAQLRMIASLLTFRAGFVFLLSGVFVLLVPMPNEAAILLAVVFPQSAVSFWPFAHMSAVRSMEIGNKDLESNPTFDLELGINVLAISMPFSTLLILGVFTSGSYFTNPHHILLFGGLMLCVSVIPKIFQYIKGTDFGIVAFPDKKLKDSPTD
- a CDS encoding HesB/IscA family protein; amino-acid sequence: MIIPVSITSKAQEEIKNIITNKNIPKDYSLRIGVKGGGCGGMSYALGFDKLKEGDQQFILEDIPVLIEKKHVMFLMGMEIDFYEGNDARGFTFINPDIPKRHDAE
- a CDS encoding 3-keto-disaccharide hydrolase, with protein sequence MTKRLFIFTLALASIIWSCGQSTNSNEEEVLEVKDFGSDWIQLFNGEDLNDWIIKISKHKLNENFGNTFRVEDGLLKVRYDQYEKFDNQFGHIFYKNPYSYYLLKVEYRFVGEQAGGGESWATRNSGAMLHSQDPATMLVDQDFPISIEGQMLGGDGENPRPTSNLCTPGTNVVMDDELFTPHCVTSTAKTYHGEEWVIAEFLVLGDSVVHHIMEGEKVLTYYKPQIGGGNVNPFDPAVKVDGQLLKSGYISLQSESHPIDFRKVELFDLDPYSESKEKLQEVIDIITKE